ACTGATAAGGTAAATTACCCTCTTTGGCTTGCCAATAGATGCCTTTTTTTTAATTGAATCAATTCGCCGGGTTAGTGAAGCTGTAATTTCCCGGGCCTCCTTTCTCTGACCTGTTACATCTCCTATAGCAGAGATATCATTAATCACATCATTAATATTATGAGGATTTAAAACATAGGTCTTTATATTCATTCGTTCAAGTTCATCCACTATTTCAGGTTTGTTCCCTTCTGTGGTTGCAAAGACGATGTCAGGCCTCATTGAGATGATGTTTTCGATGTTCGGGCTTATAAGCCACCCTACCTTAGGCTTATCTCTTGCCTCTTCAGGATAGTCACATAAATCTGTGACGCCTGCGATTTTATCTCCTAATTTCAGAGAAAAAAGGATCTCGGTAATGTTAGGTGCAAGCGAGACAATTCGCTCAGGTCTTTTGGAGAGTTCAATCTTTCTTCCTGTACCATCCGTAAAGGTTTCGGCACAAATGTAAGATCCTGAAAAAAGAAGAAGGTATGCAACGAGGAGAATAAATATGCTGAGTCTTCTGATGTGAACAGGAGCGCTTACGAGTTTCATGATAGACATAAAAAATCCCCAAGGCCAATGATAACGACCCTGAGGATTGCACCCTGCTTCTTCACCCAAAAGGTTAGACTATGCAACCTCTCGTCCGGAGGTTACAATACTCTGTAGTTCAGGCAGGTCTTCTGGTTTATGGATCAACCTACTGACTGCGCCTTCCCGGGAGTCTCAACACCCCAGTGGCAATTCGCAGCTATCGTCCCCATTCACAGCGGCGGGACCACCCCTGATTTCCACAGGGTTCCCTCTTGGCTTAGAACTCATCATTCAAGCACACCTGATTTATACTGTATACTTATAAAGCAGATAATGAGTATCTGTCAAGTTATTTTATTAATTAGATAGTGCGTTACTTGAGTCAGAAGGAGACCTTAACATGAAAACCAATTGCATCTTTATCAAATGTCAGAAAGGGGATAACAGCGTCACTTCCTGAATAGACCCTGTAACTATTAAGCATAGACTGAGTCACAGCCGCTGCCAGGATGGCATCTTTGCTTAAACCGGTCTCTCGATGAAGGATATTTGGGTCAGAATCAATATTATCTTCGTTAAAGTAATATGCATAAACTGAGTACCACAGAAAGTCAGTTCCACTGAAAAATAGAAGTGCCTTATTGTAGGTCGTCGGTTCCTTCCGGAACCTGTGAAGGGCATATTCGAAACTCATGTTAGCACCAACTTCACCTCCAAGTGCAAAGGAGGGATAAGCATTTGCATCAATTTTACTTGTAGATGTATAGCCAAGGAACAGGTTGTTTTTTCGTTTGTTTAGAAATGATACTGAAATCCCCTCAGCACCGACCGAACTTCCTACTATTGCATGTCCATACTCATGAACAGTCAGGTTAGTTGCGAATGCTGTTCCAACCTGAATTATGTCAATTATCCCTGATTCAAAAGCCTTAACCGGTTGTGCGGCCATTAAGGTGATCATTATGATGATGCTTAGAACTACCTTCATTTTTCCCCTCGCGGCCGAAGTGGGGAAATAAAAAAGCCCATTACCACCAGATGGGTAATGGGCTTTAGGTCCATTAGACACTTCGGCTGCCCCGCTACCCTCATTTATGAGGGCCGGTGGCTATGCGTCCTACCGTTGCCGGTAGTTTGCTCTTATCGGTGGTCATTCGTTTATGTAATTTACTTTTTTATTTATACCATATATTCAGCTTATGTCAAACACTATTTAGAGTAACCATATAGAGCATCTGAGTTTGCAAGTTCCACAAAACGCTCAAATGATGCGTTTGATTCAAAATATAAGATCCTGCCTGACGCATCAGAATAGGCCACAGCATCAGCCTTATCAACAACCCTGCTGGTAAGGGGATCTTTCGAATACAGCAGAGACGAATTCTCCTGTAAGTTAAACCGATATTCTTTTCCACTGGCAAAATACTTCTTGCCATTAATAATAACGGCATCCTGCTGTTCACCGGTGAAACGATTCGTTACCATATTAACTTCACTTGAATCAACCCTGTTTAACCACATTTTTGCCGGGACGTTTTTGTTGATATTTACTGCGTAATTATTCTTGAGTGATATTAACCGTTCATGTGCATAATAATTCTGCCTAACAGACTCCAGCACCAGAATGGCATTAGAATCAATTGCGTCTTCAGCCGCATAACTGTTGACAACAAAGCATACGGATAGAGCGGCAGATATTATTAGTGCCTTCTTAATTAATGATGTGAAATTATTTTTTTTCAATACACTCCTCCCATTGGCTCCCCGGGCAGGGCTCGAACCTGCGACCTAGCGGTTAACAGCCGCTCGCTCTGCCTATTGAGCTACCGGGGATTATCAGCTTAAAACCGTCATATTATATATAATTATTAATATATAAGTCAATTGCTTTGTCGAAGGGTTAACAGACAAAATCGTGTCATTTTCATTCAATGGATTCTCTTAACTTTCCTATTACTTCTCGAGTCACTTCCTTAAGAGTTTCAAACACCCCTTCACCATTAACGGCGGCAGCCTCAAAATAAGGTGAGCTTCTGAAGTTAATAATCCTGTCTATTTCTTCAACAGGAAGAATGTTTGGGAGGTCCCTCTTATTATGTTGAAACACAATCGGGATATGGTTAACATCAATATTCTGCTCAAAAAGATTCTTTTTCAGGCTGTCTAAACTTTCGATGTTAGCATCCATCCTCTCTATCTGAGAGTCTGCCACAAACACAACTCCGTCCACTCCTTTTAAAATCAGCTTCCGGCTTTCGTCATAGAAAATCTGTCCAGGGACAGTATGTAGATGGAACTTCAGTTTAAACCCATTGAGGGTACCAAGATTAATGGGAAGAAAATCGAAAAATAGTGTGTGTTCTGTCTCAGGGGATACGGATATTAATTTCCCCTTACTCTCGGGATTGGTATTGTTATAAATATACCGGATGTTGGCTGTTTTGCCGCAAAGTCCCGGTCCGTAATAAACAACTTTACAATTTATTTCACGGGTTGAGTGGAGAATGTTTGACATAAATGGGTTTATTGATCCAGGTAATTATTATAACAAAGGATGAGCTGCCATTGCCTTAAGTCTCTCCCATCTCCTGTCTACTTCTCTCTGTAAGGTTTCAGTAACCTCCTTATAATCTGACTTAATGAGATGTTTGGACTTACCCATTAGTTTCAGCCACTCTGTTACATGTACCTTTTTACCTTTTTCCTCCGGGTTATAACTTATACTCGTTATCCCATGCTCTATCTCATATAAAGGAAAGAAGCAGCAGTCAGCTGCTGCCTGAATAATTTCAAGTCCAATTCTTTCCTCACTCTTCCATTCAAGTGGACATGCAATAAGAATTTTCCCATAGACAAGACCCTCATTCTTTGCATAGTATTGAGCCTTGGTTGCCTTCTTTATAAGGTCCCTGTATTGAGTAGCTATTCCGGTGAATACATATGGGATGTTACACGCTGCCATTATCTGTGCTGTATCTTTATGCTGGAGCTTGTTGCCGGACTGATATGGCCCGACATGAGATGTAGATGTTGCATGCCCCATTGGGGTAGAGAATGACAACTGTGCCCCGGTATTCATATAACCCTGATTGTCATATTCAAGAATAATCATTTTATGATTTCTCAAGGCAGTACCAATAGCATGCCCCATACCTATATCCATTCCTCCATCACCCGTTATCATTACGAACGTTATATCCTCTGATGCAGGTATCTCACCACGCCGTTGTCTTTCTTTGAATCCCTCAACTACGCCGGCAAGGGTCGGTGCGCCGCTCTGAAAAAGGTTATGTATGTATGTTACGTTATGAGAGGTGTATGGATATCCTGTCGTTACGACCATTGCACATCCAGTCTGATATAGTACTACTACATCTCCCTGAATTCCCTTAAAGAATGTATCCAGTCCAGGAAATATTCCGCACCCTGAACAAGCCGAATGACCCTGTGAAATCCTTTTTTGCACTTCATTTAATGGCCTTGCACTTACACCTTTAATATCAAAGGCTCCGGTGGAATCATCTCTGGTTACCTTTAAAATACCGGGAGTCATCTCTTCCCTCGTTAAAGGTTTTTGATATTGTCCTGGGTTAAAACTAAGGTCACCAGGTGTTGCGCCGGCATATTCAAATGGTATCGTAACGATACCCTTAACAGCCACATTATGGGTCTCTCTTATCAAGTCTACTGCATCTTCAATGTAGAATTCCTTTCCTCCAAGTCCGTATATGCGGCTTATAATCAGAGTCTTGTTATCGGGATCATCTTTCAGTGCGGCCTTGATTTCTATGCTCATATTACCGCCCCAGCCGCCATACGATTCCTGTCTGTCAGCCACACAAATTGCCTTGACTTTCTTCAGGCATTTCCTGATCTCCCTGCCAGGAAATGGTCTTATTACTGTTGGCATCATGGCGCCAACCTTCAATCCTTCTGCGCGAAGTCTGTCAACCGCCTCTTTTGTGGTTTCATAGGCAGAATTAAGAATGACCAGTGCAACTTCAGCGTCATCCATCATATATGTATCTATAAGTCCATATCTCCTGCCGCTAATCTGGCTGTAATTTTCAAAAACGTCATCAAGATGATTGTATGCTGCTTCCATTGCCATGGATTGCTGCTTCTTATTATTTATGAGGTCAGGGTCGTTCATATAAGGTCCAATCGTGACCGGGTTCATGGGATCAATTGAAACATATTTGGGTGGATGTGAACCCAGGAAATCCTGAATAACCTGTTTGTCTTCAAAATATTGAACCCTGCGCTTCTGATGGCTGGTGAAGAAGCCATCATAGGCAACAATTACAGGAAGCCGCACATCTTCGAGCTCTCCTATTTTAACACCTATAAAATTAAGATCATATGCTGACTGAGGGTCCTTTGCCATTAAAATAATCCAACCGCAGTTAAGGGCCATCATAATGTCACTGTGATCTCCCCTGATATTAAGCGGTCCTGAGACGGAACGCATAACAACGTCAAGCAGCATAGGATATCTTGTTCCAGATTGAACAGGCAATTGCTCCATTGAATATAGCAGTCCCTGGGCAGATGTAGCATTAAATACCCTGGCCCCTGTTGTAGATGCGCCATAACATATAGCAGCGGCACCATGCTCACCTTCACCTGGAATCAAAAGGATATCATGCTCACCTTCAGCCTTCATCTCATCCAAATTTTCGGCAATTTCAGTTGACGGGGTAATTGGGTAATAACCCATTACGTGGAAATTGATCTGACTTGCTGCAAGAGCCGCCATTTCATTCCCACTTAAAAATCCCGTCAGTTGTTTGGCCCCCTTTTTTACTCCTGCCTCCATAAATCCTCCTTTACTTCGCTTTTCTAAATGAATGCGGAACACTCATGTCATCTACGTTGTAGTCACTCTCTTTCCCTATTGAAAGGGCATTCGGTTTACAAATCCAGACACACTGCAGACATCCCTTACAATAATTGTAATCTATTCCCTTCAGGAATATGGCCTCCTTACCTGTCTTCGTCAATCCCTTTTCCCATACAAAACAATAGTCTGGACAAGCATAATCACATTCGCCGCAGTGGGTACATGTTTCCAAATCCAGCACAGGTATAAAACCAACACGTGATGGACTCAGATCTTTCTCCCGCGTAAAACCAGCGCTCACTACTACCCCGCCGACAGGTTGATTTAGATAGCCCAATCGTGATGGATTCCTTACATAAGGCTGATACGGATATTTCTCATCAGGTGCAAAGTATTCAATCTTAACTTCATTATATCCCCTGTCGAAAGCCTTCAAATTACCGGGTACTGTCTGAGGATATTTCTTCCCGAAAACATTTCTGATGGCATCCCGTAATGCATCCGCATTAATGAAGCCGCTTACCTTACAAATAGCTCCAAGCATAGGTATATTGACCCTGCTATTTTCCTCAATAGCTATGTTCAGTGCATCAATACACCCTAAATAACCACCATGAAGTTTCAAATAATCCCTCGCCTGAGTTGTTGTCTTTGTAGTATTTAGCAATACAGTTGCATCCGGCTCT
This portion of the Nitrospirota bacterium genome encodes:
- a CDS encoding pyruvate synthase, coding for MEAGVKKGAKQLTGFLSGNEMAALAASQINFHVMGYYPITPSTEIAENLDEMKAEGEHDILLIPGEGEHGAAAICYGASTTGARVFNATSAQGLLYSMEQLPVQSGTRYPMLLDVVMRSVSGPLNIRGDHSDIMMALNCGWIILMAKDPQSAYDLNFIGVKIGELEDVRLPVIVAYDGFFTSHQKRRVQYFEDKQVIQDFLGSHPPKYVSIDPMNPVTIGPYMNDPDLINNKKQQSMAMEAAYNHLDDVFENYSQISGRRYGLIDTYMMDDAEVALVILNSAYETTKEAVDRLRAEGLKVGAMMPTVIRPFPGREIRKCLKKVKAICVADRQESYGGWGGNMSIEIKAALKDDPDNKTLIISRIYGLGGKEFYIEDAVDLIRETHNVAVKGIVTIPFEYAGATPGDLSFNPGQYQKPLTREEMTPGILKVTRDDSTGAFDIKGVSARPLNEVQKRISQGHSACSGCGIFPGLDTFFKGIQGDVVVLYQTGCAMVVTTGYPYTSHNVTYIHNLFQSGAPTLAGVVEGFKERQRRGEIPASEDITFVMITGDGGMDIGMGHAIGTALRNHKMIILEYDNQGYMNTGAQLSFSTPMGHATSTSHVGPYQSGNKLQHKDTAQIMAACNIPYVFTGIATQYRDLIKKATKAQYYAKNEGLVYGKILIACPLEWKSEERIGLEIIQAAADCCFFPLYEIEHGITSISYNPEEKGKKVHVTEWLKLMGKSKHLIKSDYKEVTETLQREVDRRWERLKAMAAHPLL
- a CDS encoding cobalamin-binding protein translates to MSIMKLVSAPVHIRRLSIFILLVAYLLLFSGSYICAETFTDGTGRKIELSKRPERIVSLAPNITEILFSLKLGDKIAGVTDLCDYPEEARDKPKVGWLISPNIENIISMRPDIVFATTEGNKPEIVDELERMNIKTYVLNPHNINDVINDISAIGDVTGQRKEAREITASLTRRIDSIKKKASIGKPKRVIYLISTDPVISAGPGSFIHDIILTAGGFNVLSDSPIRYPRIDMEELILKDPEVIIVPVDLIGQLQGWKKRWGGISAIKNGMVYTIDPDIVSRPGPRIIDGLEQVHEYIRNNPDINNKAGIKKKPLQ
- a CDS encoding 2-oxoacid:acceptor oxidoreductase family protein produces the protein MSTVKTGKVIIPKKHKEGMFEIRMESIGGLGANVAGKIMAEAGVLGMGLNGSNFSSYGSEKKGAPVKAHVRLCDPDTPIRANSPIESPHILAIFHEALIKTVPVLQGVEPDATVLLNTTKTTTQARDYLKLHGGYLGCIDALNIAIEENSRVNIPMLGAICKVSGFINADALRDAIRNVFGKKYPQTVPGNLKAFDRGYNEVKIEYFAPDEKYPYQPYVRNPSRLGYLNQPVGGVVVSAGFTREKDLSPSRVGFIPVLDLETCTHCGECDYACPDYCFVWEKGLTKTGKEAIFLKGIDYNYCKGCLQCVWICKPNALSIGKESDYNVDDMSVPHSFRKAK
- a CDS encoding GTPase domain-containing protein, yielding MSNILHSTREINCKVVYYGPGLCGKTANIRYIYNNTNPESKGKLISVSPETEHTLFFDFLPINLGTLNGFKLKFHLHTVPGQIFYDESRKLILKGVDGVVFVADSQIERMDANIESLDSLKKNLFEQNIDVNHIPIVFQHNKRDLPNILPVEEIDRIINFRSSPYFEAAAVNGEGVFETLKEVTREVIGKLRESIE